In a genomic window of Sphingomonas koreensis:
- a CDS encoding NAD(P)H-dependent flavin oxidoreductase — translation MAIAERLRCNLELPVMVAPMFLISNPALTIAACKAGIIGTFPSLNARSAADYESWLEQIGAALDETDAAYGVNLIVGKQNGRLAEDLAITVRRQVPLVITSFGADHDVVAAVHDYGGTVFHDVASARHAEIAAQAGVDGLIVLTAGAGGHTGWLNPFAVLNEVRAVFDGTILLAGGMSTGRDVAAARMMGADLAYMGTRFIATREASVHPDYHAMLIASRAKDVLATRGISGTPANFLTRSLTANGLDPALFQSATGPLPVLEERGLRPWKDIWSAGQGVGAITDVPSVAELVERLSADYAGAIGAVSAP, via the coding sequence ATGGCCATCGCTGAACGGCTTCGGTGCAACCTTGAGCTACCGGTGATGGTGGCGCCGATGTTCCTCATCTCAAATCCGGCGCTGACCATTGCGGCATGCAAGGCAGGGATCATCGGAACCTTCCCGTCGCTGAACGCGCGCAGTGCGGCGGACTATGAGAGCTGGCTCGAGCAGATCGGCGCTGCGTTGGACGAGACTGATGCGGCGTATGGCGTGAACCTGATCGTCGGCAAGCAGAATGGACGGCTGGCTGAAGATCTGGCGATTACGGTGCGACGCCAGGTTCCGCTCGTGATCACCTCCTTCGGAGCGGATCACGATGTCGTTGCGGCGGTACATGACTATGGTGGCACCGTCTTTCACGACGTCGCCAGCGCGCGCCACGCCGAGATCGCAGCGCAGGCGGGGGTCGATGGCCTGATCGTGTTGACCGCAGGTGCCGGCGGGCACACCGGCTGGCTCAACCCCTTTGCGGTGCTGAACGAGGTGCGCGCCGTATTCGACGGCACCATCCTGCTGGCCGGGGGCATGTCAACGGGGCGGGACGTCGCGGCAGCGCGGATGATGGGAGCAGATCTTGCCTATATGGGCACCCGCTTCATCGCGACGCGCGAGGCATCGGTACATCCCGACTATCACGCGATGCTCATCGCATCGCGCGCAAAGGATGTGCTGGCGACACGCGGGATCAGCGGGACGCCAGCGAATTTCCTGACCAGATCGCTCACCGCCAATGGGCTCGACCCGGCTTTGTTTCAGTCCGCGACCGGCCCGCTGCCCGTGCTTGAGGAACGCGGACTCAGACCCTGGAAGGACATCTGGTCGGCGGGGCAGGGCGTCGGGGCGATCACGGACGTGCCGTCCGTCGCCGAACTGGTCGAACGCTTGTCTGCCGATTATGCGGGCGCGATCGGGGCGGTTAGCGCGCCTTGA
- a CDS encoding enoyl-CoA hydratase/isomerase family protein codes for MRIMRTDDRDVAVLMFNRPERLNAIDTAMLAELNTHLDTIESDASRALVITGSPRAFCVGSDLKEKGADGELRIRHMHALIQRLRAFPKIGVAALSGYALGGGLEIALGLQFRIADPNAVLGLPEVKLGLIPAYGATQILPRLIGETRSLDLMLSGDPIDPVTALAWGLIDRINENVVEAAVEFALQRAGNRPSAEAAIRQAVRASGMPLAEGLDVERELAIATSGSNEAKAALAAFKAR; via the coding sequence ATGAGGATCATGCGGACCGATGACCGCGATGTCGCGGTGCTCATGTTCAATCGCCCGGAGCGATTGAACGCGATCGACACGGCAATGCTGGCTGAGCTCAACACCCATCTCGACACGATCGAGAGCGATGCCAGCCGCGCTTTGGTGATCACAGGTTCGCCGCGCGCCTTTTGCGTCGGTTCCGACCTCAAGGAGAAGGGCGCGGATGGCGAGCTGCGCATCCGTCACATGCATGCGTTGATCCAGCGGCTCCGGGCATTTCCGAAAATCGGGGTCGCCGCACTTTCCGGCTACGCGCTGGGAGGCGGGCTGGAAATCGCATTGGGACTGCAGTTTCGGATCGCCGACCCTAACGCCGTGCTAGGCCTGCCCGAGGTGAAACTAGGCCTGATACCCGCTTATGGGGCGACGCAGATCTTGCCCCGCCTGATCGGCGAGACGCGGTCGCTCGACCTGATGCTGAGCGGCGACCCGATCGACCCGGTCACCGCGCTGGCCTGGGGGCTGATCGATCGGATCAACGAGAATGTGGTCGAGGCCGCAGTCGAATTCGCACTGCAACGCGCAGGCAATCGTCCCTCCGCCGAAGCCGCGATACGTCAAGCGGTACGCGCGAGCGGGATGCCGCTTGCCGAAGGCCTGGACGTGGAACGGGAACTGGCAATCGCGACGTCTGGAAGCAATGAGGCAAAGGCCGCGCTCGCAGCTTTCAAGGCGCGCTAA
- a CDS encoding SDR family NAD(P)-dependent oxidoreductase, which translates to MGHVIVTGGLGGLGRAVVTTLKSRGHRVVAVDIASGQSDADRVIAGVDLADETAVATAFSEAAGALGEIDALVNVAGGFTWEPVETGSMASWDAMYRINLRTAAISSRAVLPHLKSGAIVNVGAAASAAPGMGMAPYAASKAGVMALTESLAEELRGRGIRVNAILPTILDTPANRKDMPDADPAGWVSLESAAAVVAFLLSQDAAAITGTGIKLSLGTAGA; encoded by the coding sequence ATGGGACATGTGATCGTCACCGGGGGACTGGGCGGATTGGGGCGCGCGGTCGTGACGACCTTGAAGTCCCGGGGGCATCGCGTAGTTGCAGTCGATATCGCATCGGGCCAGAGTGACGCAGACCGCGTCATCGCGGGTGTTGATCTTGCCGATGAAACGGCAGTGGCGACAGCATTCTCCGAAGCGGCGGGTGCGTTGGGCGAGATCGACGCGTTGGTCAATGTCGCCGGCGGTTTCACCTGGGAGCCGGTGGAAACCGGGTCGATGGCAAGCTGGGACGCCATGTATCGCATCAACCTGCGCACCGCGGCAATCAGCTCGCGGGCGGTGCTGCCTCACCTGAAATCGGGTGCGATCGTGAATGTGGGTGCGGCGGCATCCGCCGCGCCGGGCATGGGCATGGCGCCCTATGCGGCCTCGAAGGCCGGCGTCATGGCGCTGACCGAGAGCCTTGCCGAAGAGCTTCGGGGCAGGGGCATCCGCGTCAACGCAATTCTGCCGACCATCCTCGATACGCCGGCCAACCGCAAGGACATGCCCGACGCCGATCCGGCGGGTTGGGTAAGTCTCGAAAGCGCGGCGGCTGTGGTGGCGTTCCTGCTCTCGCAGGATGCCGCGGCGATCACCGGGACCGGTATCAAGCTTTCACTCGGTACAGCGGGCGCCTAG
- a CDS encoding TetR/AcrR family transcriptional regulator, with protein sequence MTRADASYRSSSPHALGRKGRETRQRLVDAAALLLASTSPMDLTAMAIAAEAGTASATFYVYFRDVQDILYALSEAATEDMLAAFSKLDIFHNNARVSEDSEVFLKMLAEQWERHNAVLHYRMMEADRGDPRFARLRGRWAEAVLNRFWELLKRAPHLEPPLDETDAYAESIVLFASIERLAAAVHREPRLTISAQRIRAAQARILTRMIAPQG encoded by the coding sequence ATGACGCGTGCTGATGCTTCCTATCGATCCTCGTCGCCGCATGCATTGGGCCGCAAGGGGCGCGAGACGCGTCAGCGCCTGGTCGACGCGGCCGCGTTGTTGCTCGCTTCGACCTCGCCGATGGACCTCACCGCGATGGCGATCGCCGCCGAGGCCGGAACCGCTTCGGCTACATTCTACGTCTATTTTCGTGATGTGCAGGATATTCTCTACGCGCTCAGCGAGGCGGCGACCGAAGACATGCTGGCAGCATTTTCGAAGCTCGACATCTTCCACAACAACGCACGGGTTTCGGAAGACAGCGAGGTATTCCTGAAGATGCTTGCTGAGCAATGGGAGCGGCACAATGCGGTGCTTCACTATCGCATGATGGAAGCCGACCGCGGGGATCCGCGGTTCGCCAGATTGCGCGGCCGATGGGCAGAGGCGGTGCTCAACCGTTTCTGGGAGTTGTTGAAGCGGGCGCCGCATCTCGAACCGCCGCTGGATGAAACCGACGCCTATGCCGAGAGCATCGTGCTGTTCGCATCGATTGAGCGGCTGGCCGCTGCGGTACACCGGGAGCCCCGGCTGACCATATCGGCGCAGCGTATCCGCGCCGCACAGGCGCGCATTCTGACCCGCATGATTGCGCCGCAGGGCTAG
- a CDS encoding TonB-dependent receptor produces MKPVSKRALLTASAIAALISTPSFAADEPVAGEPVTSAASPTQTAGQTAADPGTPAAQDDTGAPAEIVVTARRREEALSRVPVAVTAFDSSMLAERSITSIDQLTQATPGLTYGRSGGSANPQIVIRAQSRSNIGDAAQPVLTYFADVPLPYVASVIPTYDLSSVQVLKGPQGTLFGRNSTSGAVLVYPTAPSHELGGYLSASYGNYNAIVVEGALNVPIVQDKVAIRVAGQRNKRDGHTISQVTGQDLNDINDTSFRVSLLIDLGDFQNTTVYDNIRWERQGDAAVLTHLYPGTITPRFPGFNTFFDCGTSASCDVDLALARQQAAGVRKNFTAPRVFQNVQLQGLSNTTTLNLGNITLKNILGYRTAYHYSVTDTDGTEMGLTTAENLQDFSQFSEEFQVQGSFLEDRLDTIFGAFYLKSKPSGRTGLIVAPFTPRLPASLVLSYRTQESKALFGQASFNLGGGFKIDAGVRHTWDKTTSCATGYSANNPYVPGTPVASLDQCRNGGTLTVNGAPVAIKGTQSVADSAAWTWNFGVNYQATESIFLYATVRRGYRAGGVNTPVLGGILTPFQTYEPETVVDAEIGMKARWSAGGVRGTFNIDVFRGTYNGSQRGVNGTNNNFDGDGNPNNDPSAGTIIINAGKARVQGFDIDATITPTRGLTFGGFISYNDAKYLDTGTPAVLASRNAFPAKPEDTAFPYAPALTLGGNVSYETSLGPDIGGLTFNADVYRASRTYFSPFKSDKQLSQGAYAVVGARLDWTDVGGTPLTLGVFARNLFNEVYAVGGANTATSAGYASLFYNEPRTYGVQAKLKF; encoded by the coding sequence ATGAAGCCTGTTTCCAAGCGCGCCTTGCTGACCGCGAGTGCAATCGCCGCATTGATTTCCACGCCTTCCTTCGCCGCGGACGAACCTGTGGCAGGCGAGCCTGTGACCAGCGCGGCGTCGCCGACTCAAACGGCCGGGCAGACGGCTGCGGACCCGGGCACACCGGCCGCACAGGACGACACCGGCGCACCCGCGGAAATCGTCGTTACGGCCCGCCGCCGCGAGGAAGCCCTGTCACGCGTTCCGGTCGCCGTCACGGCATTCGACAGCTCGATGCTGGCCGAGCGTTCGATCACCTCGATCGATCAGCTGACCCAGGCGACGCCTGGCCTCACCTATGGCCGCTCGGGCGGCAGCGCCAACCCGCAGATCGTGATCCGTGCGCAGAGCCGTTCGAATATCGGCGATGCCGCGCAGCCCGTCCTTACCTATTTCGCCGATGTGCCGCTTCCTTATGTGGCCAGCGTCATCCCGACCTACGATCTTTCCTCGGTCCAGGTTCTGAAGGGACCGCAGGGTACCCTGTTCGGCCGCAACTCGACCTCCGGCGCGGTGCTGGTCTATCCCACAGCGCCGTCGCACGAACTCGGCGGCTATCTGTCGGCCAGCTATGGCAATTACAACGCGATCGTTGTCGAAGGCGCGCTCAATGTGCCGATCGTCCAGGACAAGGTTGCGATCCGCGTCGCCGGCCAGCGCAACAAGCGCGACGGGCACACGATATCCCAGGTCACCGGGCAGGATCTGAATGACATCAACGACACCTCGTTCCGCGTGTCGCTGCTGATCGATCTCGGCGATTTTCAGAACACCACGGTCTATGACAATATCCGCTGGGAACGGCAGGGCGATGCTGCCGTCCTCACCCATCTGTATCCCGGAACGATCACGCCGCGCTTTCCCGGTTTCAACACCTTCTTCGACTGCGGTACCTCGGCCTCCTGCGACGTCGATCTCGCGCTGGCGCGGCAACAGGCCGCGGGCGTCCGCAAGAACTTCACCGCTCCGCGCGTCTTCCAGAATGTTCAGCTCCAGGGCTTGTCGAACACGACCACGCTCAATCTCGGCAACATCACGCTGAAGAACATTCTGGGCTACAGAACCGCCTATCACTACAGCGTGACCGATACCGACGGCACCGAGATGGGGCTGACAACGGCTGAGAATCTTCAGGATTTCAGCCAGTTCAGCGAGGAATTCCAGGTCCAGGGAAGCTTCCTCGAGGACCGGCTCGATACCATCTTCGGCGCATTCTATCTCAAATCGAAGCCCAGCGGCCGCACCGGTCTGATCGTCGCTCCCTTCACGCCCCGTCTGCCCGCTTCGCTTGTGTTGAGCTACCGTACGCAGGAAAGCAAAGCGCTGTTTGGACAAGCCAGTTTCAACCTGGGCGGCGGTTTCAAGATCGATGCCGGTGTCCGTCACACATGGGACAAGACCACATCGTGCGCGACTGGCTATAGCGCGAACAATCCGTATGTTCCCGGCACGCCGGTCGCATCGCTCGATCAGTGCCGCAACGGCGGAACGCTCACGGTGAACGGCGCTCCGGTGGCGATAAAGGGTACGCAATCCGTCGCGGATTCCGCCGCCTGGACATGGAATTTCGGCGTCAACTATCAGGCGACCGAGAGCATCTTCCTCTATGCCACGGTTCGCCGCGGCTATCGCGCGGGCGGCGTCAACACGCCGGTTCTTGGCGGGATCCTGACCCCGTTCCAGACCTATGAACCCGAAACGGTGGTGGATGCCGAAATCGGCATGAAGGCACGCTGGTCTGCAGGCGGGGTGCGCGGCACGTTCAACATCGATGTCTTCCGGGGCACGTATAACGGGTCGCAGCGCGGCGTTAACGGAACCAACAACAATTTCGATGGCGACGGTAATCCCAATAACGACCCGTCGGCGGGCACGATCATCATCAATGCCGGCAAGGCGCGGGTGCAGGGCTTCGACATCGACGCGACGATCACGCCGACACGCGGCCTCACATTCGGAGGCTTTATCAGCTACAATGATGCAAAATATCTGGATACGGGAACCCCGGCAGTCCTTGCATCGCGAAACGCCTTCCCGGCCAAGCCCGAGGACACAGCGTTCCCCTATGCGCCCGCGCTCACCCTGGGCGGCAATGTCAGCTACGAAACCTCGCTCGGCCCGGATATCGGAGGCCTGACGTTCAATGCCGATGTCTATCGGGCGAGCCGGACCTATTTCAGTCCGTTCAAGAGCGACAAGCAGTTGAGCCAAGGCGCCTATGCGGTGGTTGGCGCGCGGCTGGACTGGACCGATGTCGGCGGGACCCCGCTGACGCTGGGCGTCTTTGCCCGTAACCTGTTCAACGAAGTCTATGCGGTCGGTGGTGCCAATACCGCGACCTCAGCTGGATATGCGTCGTTGTTCTACAACGAACCGCGCACCTATGGTGTTCAGGCCAAGCTGAAATTCTGA
- a CDS encoding TauD/TfdA dioxygenase family protein yields the protein MRINQLHPQFFGEVVDLDLSQPLHGDRVAVLQQAIDAHAVLVFRDQQAMDDDAQIAFSGLFGPLQRSITVHRKDTERRLKRDELSDISNVDETGQRLAADDRRRLLQKPARLWHTDSSFRNPPGRYTFLAARTLPPEGGDTEFADMRAAYDALDQSTRDRIATLIVHHSLDRSRRLAGAPALSEEEARNLPGAEHPLVRRHPSGRDALYLASHAERIVDWPEGESRALLDALTAHATSAPFVHRHVWRDGDLVMWDNRCTMHRATAFREDLYRRDMRRTTVADE from the coding sequence ATGAGAATCAACCAGCTTCATCCCCAGTTTTTCGGCGAGGTGGTGGACCTCGACCTTTCGCAACCGTTGCACGGCGATCGGGTTGCGGTCCTGCAGCAGGCGATCGACGCGCATGCCGTGCTGGTCTTTCGCGATCAGCAGGCGATGGATGACGATGCGCAGATCGCGTTCAGTGGGCTGTTCGGCCCGCTCCAGCGTTCGATCACCGTTCATCGCAAGGACACCGAACGCCGCCTGAAACGGGACGAACTCAGCGACATCTCGAATGTCGACGAGACGGGGCAGAGGCTGGCGGCGGACGACCGGCGCAGGCTGCTCCAGAAGCCCGCCCGGCTGTGGCATACCGACAGTTCGTTCCGAAATCCTCCGGGACGCTACACATTCCTGGCGGCGCGCACGCTTCCCCCCGAAGGCGGCGATACCGAATTCGCGGATATGCGCGCTGCCTATGATGCGCTCGACCAATCCACCCGAGACCGGATCGCAACGCTTATCGTCCACCATTCGCTCGACCGGTCCCGTCGCCTGGCAGGCGCGCCGGCCTTGAGCGAGGAAGAAGCACGCAACCTGCCGGGCGCGGAGCATCCGCTGGTGCGGCGTCATCCCTCGGGCCGCGACGCCCTCTATCTGGCTTCGCATGCCGAACGGATCGTTGATTGGCCGGAAGGTGAGAGTCGCGCACTGCTCGATGCGCTTACCGCGCATGCGACCAGTGCGCCGTTCGTCCATCGCCATGTCTGGCGCGATGGCGATCTGGTGATGTGGGACAACCGCTGCACGATGCACCGCGCCACTGCGTTTCGGGAGGATCTTTACCGTCGCGACATGCGGCGAACCACCGTGGCCGACGAGTAG
- a CDS encoding NADPH:quinone oxidoreductase family protein gives MRTLLSHRPGGPETLLLEERPDIAPGPGEVLIDVHAAALNYPDVLLIQDLYQIRPPRPFAPGSEVAGVVRAVGSGVTRFRVGDRVIGTAAWGGLATQFIVPEANCIAIPAGMPFDEAAALIVTFATSHYALRDRAALRPGETLLILGATGGVGIAAIQLGKAFGARVVAATSSPEKAALARDQGADATIIYPADLSGRDSQRAVTDALKAEGPIDVILDPVGGPLSEAAVRSIGWQGRHLIVGFTAGIPTPPLNLLLLKGASFVGVFYGDFTRRNPDRRNEYLAEIVALHAAGAIRPHISRRLPLERAAEGLAALAERSATGKIIIEMGAK, from the coding sequence ATGCGGACGCTGCTCAGTCACCGCCCCGGGGGACCGGAAACGCTCTTGCTCGAGGAACGGCCAGACATCGCCCCCGGCCCTGGCGAAGTGCTGATCGATGTGCATGCCGCCGCGCTCAACTATCCCGACGTCCTGCTCATCCAAGACCTCTACCAGATCCGCCCGCCACGCCCCTTCGCGCCGGGGTCGGAAGTCGCAGGCGTGGTGCGGGCGGTCGGCAGCGGCGTTACCCGCTTTCGTGTCGGGGATCGGGTCATCGGCACGGCAGCATGGGGCGGCCTTGCGACCCAGTTCATCGTTCCCGAAGCAAATTGCATCGCAATCCCGGCCGGCATGCCGTTCGATGAAGCCGCCGCCCTGATCGTCACCTTCGCGACCAGCCATTATGCGCTGCGCGACCGGGCAGCGCTTCGTCCTGGAGAAACGCTGCTCATACTGGGTGCGACCGGCGGCGTCGGCATCGCAGCGATCCAGCTTGGCAAGGCATTTGGCGCGCGCGTCGTCGCGGCTACGTCCTCGCCCGAAAAGGCGGCGCTCGCGCGCGACCAGGGTGCGGACGCAACGATTATCTATCCGGCGGACCTTTCGGGCCGCGACAGCCAGCGCGCGGTCACGGACGCGCTGAAAGCCGAGGGACCGATCGACGTGATCCTCGATCCCGTCGGCGGCCCGCTCAGCGAAGCCGCTGTGCGAAGCATCGGTTGGCAAGGACGACATCTGATCGTCGGTTTCACCGCGGGGATTCCCACGCCTCCCCTCAACCTGCTGCTGCTCAAGGGCGCATCGTTCGTCGGGGTTTTCTATGGCGATTTCACCCGCCGGAACCCCGACAGGCGGAACGAATATCTGGCGGAAATTGTCGCGCTGCACGCTGCCGGAGCGATCCGTCCGCATATTTCCCGGCGCCTGCCGCTCGAACGCGCCGCCGAGGGGCTCGCGGCGCTGGCCGAACGGTCGGCAACGGGGAAAATTATCATCGAAATGGGTGCCAAATGA
- a CDS encoding SDR family NAD(P)-dependent oxidoreductase, which yields MTGRLQGKVALVTGGSRGMGREMVLAFAREGADVVIASRKLDSCQAVAAEVRALGRRALPLAVHAGEWGQMETLADTAWSEWGRIDILVNNAGMSPVEPSSVATSEALFDKIIAVNFKGPFRLAALLGTRMREAGGGSIINVSSLGAKNPQPGIIPYAGAKAALNAMTLGLAREFAPMVRVNTISPGMFATDISRHWVNTAAMQAGIPMKRFGQPDEIVGVALYLASDAASYTTGADIAVGGGI from the coding sequence ATGACCGGCCGTCTCCAAGGCAAGGTTGCGCTTGTCACGGGCGGCAGTCGCGGAATGGGTCGCGAGATGGTCCTCGCCTTCGCCCGCGAAGGGGCGGACGTCGTCATCGCCAGCCGCAAGCTCGACTCATGCCAGGCAGTCGCGGCAGAGGTCCGCGCGCTCGGCCGGCGCGCGCTCCCCCTCGCCGTGCATGCCGGTGAATGGGGGCAGATGGAGACGCTCGCCGACACTGCCTGGAGCGAATGGGGACGGATCGATATTCTCGTCAACAATGCGGGCATGTCCCCGGTCGAACCGAGCAGCGTGGCCACCAGCGAAGCGCTGTTCGACAAGATCATCGCAGTGAACTTCAAGGGGCCGTTCCGCCTCGCCGCGCTGCTCGGCACGCGAATGCGCGAGGCCGGCGGCGGCTCGATCATCAACGTCTCGTCGCTGGGCGCGAAGAACCCGCAACCCGGCATCATCCCCTATGCCGGCGCCAAGGCCGCGCTCAATGCGATGACCCTGGGGCTCGCACGCGAGTTTGCCCCGATGGTGCGCGTCAACACGATCTCGCCGGGTATGTTCGCGACCGACATCTCGCGGCACTGGGTAAATACCGCGGCGATGCAGGCAGGCATCCCGATGAAGCGGTTCGGACAGCCCGATGAGATCGTCGGTGTCGCCTTGTACCTGGCATCCGACGCCGCTTCCTACACCACGGGCGCCGATATCGCGGTGGGCGGCGGTATTTGA
- a CDS encoding TetR/AcrR family transcriptional regulator, with product MSLVRPVTRQDQRRLTRRRIADAARQCFYEHGVAETSIDQIARAAGVGRATLYLHFANKDAILRELLAANMRGVRLIFRELCDAPLVDVAAARHWLSEYVAALKRHRDAMPLFHLGLASDADARALLREHRALLSTALAERFPALATFDARDRVRLALTLARIDQFASAAAEDEAAIDVEAGLDLVSEELAALLDDQPA from the coding sequence GTGAGCCTCGTGCGGCCCGTCACCCGGCAGGATCAGCGGCGCCTCACCCGCCGGCGCATCGCCGACGCTGCGCGCCAGTGTTTCTACGAGCATGGTGTCGCCGAGACCTCGATCGACCAGATTGCGCGGGCGGCGGGGGTCGGGCGGGCGACCCTCTACCTTCACTTCGCCAACAAGGACGCGATCCTGCGTGAGTTGCTCGCCGCCAATATGCGCGGCGTACGGCTGATCTTCCGCGAGTTGTGCGATGCACCGCTTGTCGACGTTGCCGCCGCCCGGCATTGGCTGAGCGAATATGTCGCTGCGCTCAAGCGGCATCGGGATGCGATGCCGCTGTTTCACCTCGGCCTGGCGAGCGATGCGGACGCGCGCGCCTTGTTGCGCGAGCACCGCGCCCTCCTGTCGACGGCGCTTGCCGAGCGGTTTCCGGCCCTGGCGACGTTCGACGCGCGCGATCGCGTGCGGCTTGCGCTCACGCTCGCCCGGATCGACCAGTTCGCCAGTGCCGCAGCGGAAGACGAAGCCGCGATCGATGTGGAAGCCGGGCTGGATCTGGTTTCGGAGGAGCTTGCCGCGCTGCTGGACGATCAGCCCGCATAG
- a CDS encoding 3-hydroxyacyl-CoA dehydrogenase NAD-binding domain-containing protein gives MTAINEGTSLTVEDGVAIVTLDFPPVNAMSPALMDGLYDALMAALSDDAAKAIVLICAGRTFIAGADLKSLGKVQPKVDFFALQDSIENSPKPTVAALHGTALGGGMETALTFHYRIAVPSARMGLPEVNLGLLPGGGGTQRLPRITGAEAALDLLISGRQVGAKEALTIGLIDRLAAEGALREDAIAFAKELVDAGEPPKRIRDCEAKVAADRKDANLFERFRTSHAKQLNGLDAPQAIVRCVEAAVAGPWEKGLAIERTEFQTLLAGPQSAALRHVFMAERAAQKIPGLRADLPLIPVTKVGIVGAGTMGSGIAMAFLAAGFAVTVVETQQAALDRGVAHITATLQSRVERGKLAADKAEAQIAALTPTLDLSALADADLVVEAIFENLAAKQALFGTLSAIVRPDTILATNTSFLDVDAIAAGAAGPERVLGMHFFSPANVMRLLEVVRAAKTSEAVLASVMALAKKLGKAAVVSGVCFGFIGNRMLAARQVHADAMVLAGVLPWNIDRILTGFGFPMGPFAMLDLAGLDIGWEGDTDSVKSRLVAAGRKGQKSGAGYYDYENKTPSPSQTALDVIAGLASVAPGSVTLSDREILDRLLLPMINEGAKILEEGIALRGSDIDLVWITGYGWPAQTGGPMFHADAIGLTRVVDGLRHMGVEPAALLLKLASEGGSLAAYAG, from the coding sequence ATGACTGCAATCAATGAGGGCACCTCGCTCACCGTCGAGGACGGCGTCGCCATCGTCACGCTGGACTTTCCTCCCGTCAACGCAATGTCTCCCGCCCTGATGGACGGCCTTTACGACGCGCTGATGGCCGCGCTGAGCGATGATGCGGCGAAAGCGATCGTGCTGATCTGCGCGGGCCGTACCTTCATTGCCGGCGCTGACCTCAAATCGCTGGGCAAGGTTCAGCCCAAGGTCGATTTCTTTGCTCTGCAGGACAGTATCGAGAACAGCCCCAAGCCGACCGTGGCGGCGCTGCATGGCACGGCGCTTGGTGGCGGCATGGAAACTGCGCTGACCTTTCACTATCGCATCGCGGTCCCCTCGGCGCGGATGGGTCTGCCTGAAGTCAATCTGGGCCTGCTGCCTGGCGGCGGCGGTACACAGCGCCTCCCGCGCATCACCGGCGCGGAGGCCGCGCTGGACCTGCTGATCAGCGGACGGCAGGTCGGGGCGAAGGAAGCGTTGACCATCGGGCTGATCGACCGGCTGGCGGCCGAAGGCGCGTTGCGCGAAGACGCGATCGCCTTTGCGAAGGAATTGGTCGATGCGGGCGAGCCGCCCAAGCGGATCCGGGATTGCGAAGCCAAGGTGGCTGCAGATCGCAAGGATGCCAACCTGTTCGAGCGGTTCCGCACATCGCACGCAAAGCAACTAAACGGTCTCGACGCCCCGCAGGCGATCGTCCGCTGCGTCGAGGCGGCAGTCGCGGGTCCATGGGAGAAGGGTCTCGCGATCGAGCGTACCGAATTCCAGACACTGCTGGCCGGTCCGCAATCGGCCGCGCTCCGCCATGTCTTCATGGCCGAGCGGGCCGCGCAGAAGATACCCGGATTGCGCGCCGACCTGCCGCTGATCCCCGTCACCAAGGTCGGCATCGTCGGCGCCGGTACGATGGGGAGCGGCATCGCGATGGCGTTCCTCGCCGCTGGATTCGCGGTGACGGTCGTGGAGACGCAGCAGGCAGCGCTGGACCGGGGTGTGGCGCATATCACGGCGACGCTGCAATCGCGGGTCGAGCGCGGCAAGCTCGCGGCAGATAAGGCGGAGGCGCAGATCGCGGCGTTGACCCCGACGCTCGATCTGTCGGCGCTCGCGGACGCCGATCTGGTGGTCGAGGCGATCTTCGAGAATCTGGCGGCGAAGCAGGCCTTGTTCGGCACGCTGTCCGCCATCGTTCGGCCCGACACGATCCTCGCAACCAATACCTCGTTCCTCGATGTCGACGCCATCGCCGCCGGTGCGGCCGGGCCCGAGCGCGTGCTCGGGATGCATTTCTTCTCGCCGGCCAACGTCATGCGGCTGCTCGAGGTGGTCCGAGCCGCAAAGACCAGCGAAGCGGTGCTCGCGAGCGTGATGGCGCTGGCCAAGAAGCTGGGCAAGGCGGCGGTTGTCTCCGGCGTCTGTTTCGGATTTATCGGCAACCGGATGCTGGCGGCGCGCCAGGTCCATGCCGATGCGATGGTGCTGGCGGGGGTGCTGCCCTGGAACATCGACAGGATACTGACCGGGTTCGGCTTTCCGATGGGGCCGTTCGCGATGCTGGATCTTGCCGGACTGGATATCGGCTGGGAGGGCGACACGGACAGCGTCAAATCCCGCCTCGTCGCGGCTGGCCGCAAGGGACAGAAGAGCGGCGCTGGCTATTATGACTATGAGAACAAGACGCCCAGCCCTTCGCAGACGGCACTCGATGTGATCGCCGGTCTCGCAAGCGTGGCTCCCGGATCAGTCACCCTTTCCGACCGGGAAATCCTCGACCGGCTGTTGCTGCCGATGATCAACGAGGGGGCAAAGATCCTGGAGGAAGGGATCGCGCTACGTGGGTCCGACATCGATCTGGTCTGGATCACCGGCTATGGCTGGCCCGCGCAGACGGGCGGACCCATGTTCCATGCCGACGCGATCGGGCTGACCCGGGTGGTGGACGGGCTTCGCCACATGGGGGTCGAGCCGGCAGCGCTATTGCTCAAGCTCGCGTCGGAAGGCGGTTCGCTCGCCGCCTATGCGGGCTGA